A region of Micromonospora chokoriensis DNA encodes the following proteins:
- a CDS encoding TIGR03085 family metal-binding protein, giving the protein MPRYARAEREALADLLLALGPDAPTINEGWVTRDLAAHLVLRERRPDAAGGLVLPPLRGYAERVRRHLAARPYPDLVAQVRRPPLWSPISNPLTDELANLMEFFIHHEDVRRAGSGWQPRDLPAGLQGALWKRATPMARLALRRFPADLYVQAPGHGELSVGRGGEPLRVVGPPAELVLFLSGRQRVARVQLDGSAEAARRLRTASLGM; this is encoded by the coding sequence ATGCCGCGGTACGCCCGAGCCGAGCGCGAGGCGCTGGCCGATCTCCTCCTGGCCCTGGGGCCGGACGCCCCGACGATCAACGAGGGCTGGGTGACCCGTGACCTCGCCGCCCACCTGGTGCTCCGGGAGCGTCGTCCGGACGCGGCCGGAGGGCTCGTGCTGCCACCGCTGCGCGGCTACGCCGAGCGGGTCCGCCGGCACCTCGCCGCGCGGCCCTATCCCGACCTGGTGGCGCAGGTCCGCCGCCCACCGCTGTGGAGCCCGATCAGCAATCCGTTGACCGACGAGCTGGCCAACCTGATGGAGTTCTTCATCCACCACGAGGACGTCCGCCGGGCCGGCTCCGGATGGCAGCCGCGTGACCTGCCCGCCGGTCTACAGGGCGCGCTCTGGAAGCGGGCCACCCCGATGGCGCGGTTGGCCCTGCGCCGCTTCCCGGCGGACCTCTACGTGCAGGCGCCCGGCCACGGTGAGCTGTCCGTCGGCCGAGGGGGCGAGCCGCTGCGGGTGGTCGGCCCTCCGGCGGAGCTGGTCCTGTTCCTCTCCGGTCGTCAACGGGTGGCCCGGGTCCAACTGGACGGTTCCGCGGAGGCGGCACGACGGCTCCGCACCGCCAGCCTGGGCATGTAA
- a CDS encoding ABC transporter ATP-binding protein gives MASRTSRDVLSRGLGVLRQAIREQPRIFTVAVVGSVLFGGMIIISARVVGTVIGEVALPAIERGEVGAGTLALAATALFGISVLRVAGIVGRRLGAGYMQYRLQASYRRRVTRRYLELPLSWHHRNSTGTLLSNANSDVEAAWYPIAPLPFAVGTLVMLVGAIVSLFATDWALALVGLAVFPALFALNVVYSRRMAPRQARAQRLRAEVSGIAHESFDGALVVKTMGREAQETARFAGRAGELRDSLIAVGRLRGVFDPLLETLPSLGTLAVLVVGAFRLRQGAISVTELVSVAFLFTVLAFPVRAIGWVLAELPRSVAGWDRVRRVLDATGEMPYGQRVLDPAGSGPATLTFGDVHFSYPPAEAHQRGAQVLGEVGFTVPAGRTVALVGPTGAGKSTIASLAVRLVDPDTGVVALDGVDVRELTAASLAGTVALVAQVPFVFDDTVRANIALDRPGIDDEAVWAALRLAEADGFVAALPDGLDTMVGERGTSLSGGQRQRLTLARALAGRPRLLVLDDATSAVDPRVEAAILAGLRSSTAEPGVPVASILVVAYRRATIALADEVIYVEQGRVVARGTHNELLATVPGYVDLVTAYEQAEVERAQESPYGDDVAPLPSGLEIEVDR, from the coding sequence GTGGCGAGCAGGACAAGTCGGGACGTGCTCAGTCGAGGGCTGGGTGTCCTGCGGCAGGCCATTCGCGAGCAGCCACGGATCTTCACCGTGGCGGTCGTCGGCAGCGTGCTCTTCGGCGGCATGATCATCATCAGCGCGCGGGTGGTCGGGACGGTCATCGGCGAGGTGGCGCTCCCGGCCATCGAACGCGGTGAGGTGGGCGCGGGCACGCTCGCGCTGGCGGCGACGGCGTTGTTCGGGATCAGCGTGCTGCGGGTGGCCGGCATCGTCGGTCGCCGGCTCGGGGCCGGCTACATGCAGTACCGCCTCCAGGCCTCCTACCGACGTCGGGTCACCCGCCGGTACCTTGAGTTGCCGCTGTCCTGGCACCACCGCAACTCCACCGGCACCCTGCTGTCCAACGCCAACTCCGACGTGGAGGCGGCCTGGTACCCGATCGCGCCGCTGCCCTTCGCCGTCGGCACGCTGGTGATGCTGGTCGGCGCGATCGTGTCGCTCTTCGCCACCGACTGGGCGCTGGCCCTGGTCGGCCTCGCGGTCTTCCCCGCGCTGTTCGCCCTCAACGTCGTCTACTCCCGCCGGATGGCGCCCCGGCAGGCCCGGGCGCAGCGGCTGCGCGCCGAGGTCAGCGGCATCGCCCACGAGAGCTTCGACGGCGCCCTGGTGGTCAAGACGATGGGCCGCGAGGCGCAGGAGACCGCCCGGTTCGCCGGCCGCGCCGGTGAGCTGCGCGACTCGTTGATCGCTGTCGGTCGGCTGCGCGGCGTCTTCGACCCGCTGTTGGAGACCCTGCCCAGCCTCGGCACCCTCGCCGTGCTGGTGGTCGGGGCGTTCCGGCTGCGCCAGGGCGCCATCAGCGTGACCGAGTTGGTCAGCGTGGCGTTCCTCTTCACCGTGCTGGCCTTCCCGGTACGGGCCATCGGCTGGGTCCTGGCCGAGCTGCCGCGCAGCGTCGCCGGCTGGGACCGGGTCCGCCGGGTGCTCGACGCCACCGGCGAGATGCCGTACGGGCAGCGCGTGCTCGACCCGGCCGGCTCCGGCCCGGCCACCCTCACCTTCGGCGACGTGCACTTCTCCTACCCGCCGGCGGAGGCACACCAGCGCGGCGCGCAGGTCCTCGGCGAGGTCGGCTTCACCGTGCCGGCCGGTCGGACGGTGGCCCTGGTCGGGCCGACCGGCGCCGGTAAGTCCACCATCGCCTCGCTGGCGGTGCGCCTCGTCGACCCGGACACCGGCGTCGTCGCCCTGGACGGGGTGGACGTCCGCGAGCTGACCGCCGCGTCGCTGGCCGGCACCGTGGCACTGGTCGCCCAGGTGCCGTTCGTCTTCGACGACACGGTGCGCGCCAACATCGCGCTGGACCGGCCGGGCATCGACGACGAGGCCGTCTGGGCGGCCCTGCGGCTCGCCGAGGCGGACGGCTTCGTCGCGGCGCTGCCCGACGGGTTGGACACCATGGTCGGCGAGCGGGGCACCTCGCTCTCCGGCGGGCAGCGGCAGCGTCTCACCCTGGCCCGGGCGTTGGCCGGCCGCCCGCGTCTGCTGGTGCTCGACGACGCGACGAGCGCGGTGGACCCCCGGGTGGAGGCGGCCATCCTGGCCGGGCTTCGGTCGTCGACGGCCGAGCCGGGTGTGCCGGTAGCGTCGATCCTGGTGGTGGCGTACCGGCGGGCCACCATCGCGCTCGCCGACGAGGTGATCTATGTGGAGCAGGGGCGGGTGGTCGCCCGGGGCACGCACAACGAGTTGCTGGCCACCGTGCCGGGCTACGTCGACCTGGTGACGGCGTACGAGCAGGCCGAGGTCGAACGCGCGCAGGAGAGTCCGTACGGCGACGACGTCGCGCCGCTGCCCTCGGGCCTGGAAATCGAGGTGGACCGGTGA
- a CDS encoding ABC transporter ATP-binding protein: MTTSTEAGDTREETTWQTLRRGLSLSPELRTGLAGTLALALVYMVGRVAVPVAVQQGIDRGIVGGLNLGVLWSVVGITAAILAITTLCGYLMMRRLFTVSETALANVRTRAFRHVHDLSMLHQQSERRGSLVSRVTSDVDQITQFLQWGGVILLVNLGQLVVTTAVMLAYSWQLTLVVLAAFLPAVFVIRQLQRRLATAYATVRQRTGTLLGAIGESVVGAPVIRAYGIAGRTERRLDEAIDRQRLAQQRAIRISIVGSSVGELAAGLALAGVVVLGVTLGVGGTLSIGQLTAFLFLVTLFIQPVQIATEVLNEAQNAIAGWRRVLDVLDVAPDVADPGEQGRELPGGPLDIRFAGVRFAYPGGPPVLHDIDLEIPAKSRVAVVGETGSGKTTFAKLLTRLMDPSAGAVLLSGVPLAQVRFDSLRSRVVMVPQDGFLFDATVGDNVRFARPELTDEQLAVAFTELGLSDWLEGLPAGLDTPVGERGEALSVGERQLVALARAYVADPDLLVLDEATSAVDPATEVRLQRTLDAVTRGRTTLAIAHRLSTAQAADEVIVVDRGRVVQRGPHDELVRDADSVYGLLYASWLEQTR, from the coding sequence GTGACGACTTCTACGGAGGCGGGCGACACGCGGGAGGAGACGACGTGGCAGACCCTGCGTCGGGGTCTGTCGTTGTCGCCGGAGCTGCGGACCGGTCTGGCGGGCACGTTGGCCCTCGCGTTGGTCTACATGGTCGGTCGGGTGGCCGTGCCGGTCGCCGTCCAGCAGGGCATCGACCGGGGCATCGTCGGCGGTCTGAATCTGGGCGTGCTCTGGTCGGTCGTGGGGATCACCGCGGCGATCCTGGCGATCACGACGCTCTGCGGTTACCTGATGATGCGCCGGTTGTTCACGGTGAGCGAGACGGCGTTGGCGAACGTGCGGACGCGGGCGTTCCGGCACGTGCACGACCTGTCGATGTTGCACCAGCAGTCGGAGCGACGCGGGTCGTTGGTGTCGCGGGTGACCAGCGACGTCGACCAGATCACCCAGTTCCTCCAGTGGGGTGGGGTGATCCTGCTGGTCAACCTCGGTCAGTTGGTGGTCACGACCGCCGTGATGCTGGCGTACTCCTGGCAGTTGACTCTTGTGGTGTTGGCCGCGTTCCTGCCGGCGGTGTTCGTGATCCGGCAGTTGCAGCGTCGGCTCGCGACGGCGTACGCGACGGTGCGGCAGCGCACCGGCACGTTGCTCGGCGCGATCGGCGAGAGCGTGGTGGGTGCGCCGGTGATCCGGGCGTACGGCATCGCGGGGCGTACCGAGCGGCGGTTGGACGAGGCGATCGACAGGCAGCGGCTGGCGCAGCAGCGGGCGATCCGGATCAGCATCGTGGGCAGTTCGGTGGGCGAGCTGGCGGCGGGGCTGGCGTTGGCCGGTGTGGTGGTGCTCGGCGTGACGCTGGGGGTGGGCGGCACGTTGTCGATCGGCCAGCTGACGGCGTTCCTGTTCCTGGTGACGCTGTTCATCCAGCCGGTGCAGATCGCCACCGAGGTGCTCAACGAGGCGCAGAACGCGATCGCGGGCTGGCGTCGGGTGCTGGACGTGTTGGATGTCGCCCCGGACGTGGCGGACCCGGGGGAGCAGGGGCGGGAGTTGCCGGGTGGGCCGTTGGACATCCGCTTCGCGGGTGTGCGGTTCGCCTATCCGGGTGGTCCGCCGGTGCTGCACGACATCGACCTGGAGATCCCGGCGAAGAGCCGGGTGGCGGTGGTCGGTGAGACGGGCAGCGGCAAGACCACGTTCGCGAAGTTGTTGACCCGGCTGATGGACCCGTCGGCCGGGGCGGTGCTGCTGTCCGGGGTGCCGCTGGCGCAGGTGCGGTTCGACTCGCTGCGGTCCCGGGTGGTGATGGTGCCGCAGGACGGGTTCCTGTTCGACGCGACGGTGGGGGACAATGTCCGGTTCGCCCGGCCGGAGCTGACCGACGAGCAGTTGGCTGTCGCCTTCACGGAGCTGGGCCTGTCGGACTGGTTGGAGGGTCTGCCGGCGGGCCTGGACACGCCGGTCGGTGAGCGGGGCGAGGCCCTCAGCGTCGGGGAGCGGCAGTTGGTGGCGTTGGCCCGCGCGTACGTGGCCGATCCGGACCTGCTGGTGCTGGACGAGGCGACCAGCGCGGTGGATCCGGCGACCGAGGTGCGGTTGCAGCGCACCCTGGACGCGGTGACCCGGGGGCGGACCACCCTCGCCATCGCGCACCGGCTCTCCACCGCGCAGGCGGCCGACGAGGTGATCGTGGTGGATCGGGGTCGGGTGGTGCAGCGGGGCCCGCACGACGAGCTGGTGCGGGACGCCGACTCGGTCTACGGCCTGCTCTACGCCTCCTGGCTGGAGCAGACACGGTGA
- a CDS encoding DUF2470 domain-containing protein has protein sequence MRPNPAEIVRTLVAGRLPGLVHLAHRPGPHHARHVTDPDGRVLLLVPVASHLAAALQPVAGGDDVAVVLDVLDLPPAAGAPGLGRAWVSGWAAELHGDEARHAAVDFAAVEPTGDLLDLGTCFRLFRFEVVEVRWERAGVVHRVDPVEYAGAEPDPVHPVEARLLADLAEDDSARVTEYLRRQLGLTEKAPDGTPRVVRIDRYGLVVALGRPGSGRRVRLAFPGPVADPADLPGLLPPLRLPAGARPPR, from the coding sequence ATGCGGCCCAACCCCGCCGAGATCGTCCGTACCCTCGTCGCCGGCCGCCTGCCCGGCCTCGTCCACCTGGCCCACCGGCCCGGCCCGCACCACGCCCGGCACGTGACGGACCCGGACGGGCGGGTGCTGCTGCTGGTGCCGGTGGCCAGTCACCTGGCCGCCGCCCTGCAACCGGTCGCCGGAGGCGACGACGTGGCGGTGGTCCTCGACGTGCTCGACCTGCCGCCGGCCGCCGGCGCGCCTGGTCTGGGTCGGGCGTGGGTGTCCGGTTGGGCGGCCGAGCTGCACGGCGACGAGGCCCGCCACGCGGCTGTCGACTTCGCGGCGGTGGAGCCGACCGGTGACCTCCTCGACCTGGGCACCTGCTTCCGGCTGTTCCGCTTCGAGGTGGTCGAGGTCCGCTGGGAGCGGGCGGGCGTCGTCCACCGGGTCGACCCGGTGGAGTACGCCGGGGCGGAGCCGGACCCGGTGCACCCGGTCGAGGCGCGGCTGCTGGCCGACCTCGCCGAGGACGACAGCGCGCGGGTCACCGAGTACCTGCGTCGACAGCTCGGGTTGACCGAGAAGGCCCCGGACGGGACGCCCCGGGTGGTGCGCATCGACCGCTACGGGTTGGTGGTCGCCCTCGGCCGACCGGGTTCCGGGCGTCGGGTCCGGCTGGCCTTCCCGGGCCCGGTGGCCGATCCGGCCGACCTACCGGGGCTGCTGCCGCCGCTGCGCCTCCCGGCCGGTGCCCGCCCGCCGCGCTGA
- a CDS encoding TetR/AcrR family transcriptional regulator produces the protein MTRRTGRRPGNPDTREAILDAARTTFADRGFDSASIRAIAGAAGVDPALVHHYFGSKDQLFLTAMNFPVDPAQLVPTVLAGDRDGAGERLVRTFLGVWDSPAGSAAQALLRSAVSNEWTARLLREFVTTQVLRRVLEQLDVDPAQLPLRGSLVATQMIGLAMMRYVVRLEPVASAAPETLVATVGPTIQRYLTGPLPA, from the coding sequence ATGACGCGGCGGACCGGCCGGCGACCCGGCAACCCGGACACCCGGGAGGCGATCCTCGACGCCGCGCGCACGACGTTCGCGGACCGTGGCTTCGACTCCGCGTCCATCCGCGCCATCGCCGGCGCGGCCGGTGTCGACCCCGCTCTGGTGCACCACTACTTCGGCAGCAAGGACCAGCTTTTCCTCACCGCCATGAACTTCCCGGTCGACCCCGCCCAACTGGTGCCGACGGTGCTCGCCGGTGATCGGGACGGCGCCGGTGAGCGCCTGGTGCGCACCTTCCTCGGCGTCTGGGACTCGCCGGCCGGCAGCGCCGCGCAGGCGCTGCTGCGGTCCGCGGTGAGCAACGAGTGGACCGCTCGGCTGCTGCGCGAGTTCGTCACCACCCAGGTGCTGCGCCGGGTGCTCGAACAGCTCGACGTCGACCCGGCCCAACTGCCGCTGCGCGGTTCGCTGGTGGCCACCCAGATGATCGGCCTGGCGATGATGCGGTACGTGGTGCGCCTGGAGCCGGTCGCGTCGGCGGCCCCGGAGACCCTGGTCGCGACGGTCGGCCCGACGATCCAGCGCTACCTCACCGGGCCGCTGCCGGCCTGA
- a CDS encoding ABC transporter permease, protein MTPRILAATTGRILRQLRHDRRTIALLVVVPAALLTLVYFMYADQPTPPGQPTTFDRIALVMLGIFPFVIMFLVTSIAMLRERTSGTLERLLTTPLGKLDLLFGYGIAFGLAAAVQAVVAAGVAYWIFGLETAGSMGLVIGIAVVDAVLGVALGLLCSAFARTEFQAVQFLPVVVIPQLLLCGLFVARDQMAGWLQALSDAFPLSYAIEALQEVGAHAEPTGRMWRDVAVVLGAVVLALVLAAATLRRRSG, encoded by the coding sequence GTGACCCCGCGGATCCTGGCCGCCACCACCGGTCGCATCCTGCGCCAGCTCCGACACGACCGGCGCACCATCGCGCTGCTCGTGGTGGTGCCGGCGGCCCTGCTCACCCTGGTCTACTTCATGTACGCCGACCAGCCCACCCCACCCGGCCAACCGACGACGTTCGACCGGATCGCGCTGGTGATGCTGGGCATCTTCCCCTTCGTGATCATGTTCCTGGTGACCAGCATCGCCATGCTCCGGGAACGCACCTCCGGCACGTTGGAGCGGCTGCTCACCACACCGCTGGGCAAGCTCGACCTGCTCTTCGGTTACGGCATCGCGTTCGGGCTGGCCGCCGCCGTACAGGCCGTCGTCGCCGCCGGTGTGGCGTACTGGATCTTCGGTCTGGAGACCGCCGGCAGCATGGGGCTGGTGATCGGGATCGCCGTCGTCGACGCCGTGCTCGGCGTCGCGCTCGGCCTGCTGTGCAGCGCCTTCGCGCGCACCGAGTTCCAGGCAGTACAGTTCCTGCCAGTCGTGGTGATCCCCCAACTGCTGCTCTGCGGGCTGTTCGTGGCCCGCGACCAGATGGCCGGCTGGCTCCAGGCGCTCAGTGACGCCTTCCCCCTGTCGTACGCCATCGAGGCGTTGCAGGAGGTCGGCGCCCACGCCGAGCCGACCGGCCGGATGTGGCGGGACGTGGCGGTGGTGCTCGGGGCGGTGGTGCTGGCGCTGGTGCTCGCGGCGGCCACCCTGCGCCGGCGCAGCGGCTGA
- a CDS encoding ABC transporter ATP-binding protein, which translates to MDDAIAVRDLVVDRGGRRVLDGISCRVPRGAVTGLLGPSGSGKTTFMRAVVGVQLVSGGTITVLGRPAGTPALRHRVGYLTQAPSVYADLTVRENARYFAALYGRGRTEADQAITDVGLASAAGQLVATLSGGQRSRASLACALVGEPELVILDEPTVGQDPVLRADLWARFHAMAAAGTTLLVSSHVMDEAARCDRLLLIRQGRLIADDSPAAVRATAGVDDLDEAFLRLIRAGEAGPATMDATNGREQS; encoded by the coding sequence ATGGACGACGCGATAGCCGTCCGGGACCTGGTCGTCGACCGGGGCGGGCGGCGTGTGCTGGACGGCATCAGTTGCCGCGTCCCGCGCGGCGCCGTCACGGGTCTGCTCGGCCCCAGCGGCAGCGGAAAGACCACGTTCATGCGCGCGGTGGTCGGGGTGCAGCTGGTCAGCGGCGGGACGATCACCGTCCTCGGACGACCGGCGGGCACCCCGGCGCTGCGGCACCGGGTCGGCTACCTGACCCAGGCGCCGAGCGTCTACGCCGACCTGACCGTGCGGGAGAACGCCCGCTACTTCGCGGCCCTGTACGGCCGGGGTCGGACCGAGGCCGACCAGGCGATCACCGATGTCGGGCTCGCCTCGGCGGCCGGTCAACTCGTCGCCACCCTCTCCGGTGGTCAACGCAGCCGGGCCTCCCTGGCCTGCGCGCTGGTCGGAGAGCCGGAGCTGGTCATCCTCGACGAGCCGACAGTCGGTCAGGACCCGGTGCTGCGCGCCGATCTGTGGGCCCGTTTCCACGCGATGGCCGCCGCGGGCACCACCCTGTTGGTGTCGAGCCACGTCATGGACGAGGCGGCCCGCTGCGACCGGCTCCTGCTGATCCGCCAGGGGCGGCTGATCGCCGACGACAGCCCGGCCGCCGTCCGCGCCACCGCCGGCGTGGACGACCTCGACGAGGCGTTCCTGCGCCTGATCCGGGCCGGCGAGGCGGGTCCGGCCACCATGGACGCGACGAACGGGCGGGAGCAGTCGTGA
- the hisI gene encoding phosphoribosyl-AMP cyclohydrolase, protein MPVPDAPATGVPSDPSGPVTSEPARPSRLDPAIAARLRRSADGLVAAVVRAHDSGEVLMVAWMDDEALHRTLTTGRATYWSRSRREYWVKGATSGHHQYVRSVALDCDGDALLVSVEQVGAACHTGHRTCFFTELPVTTQAQP, encoded by the coding sequence GTGCCCGTACCTGACGCGCCGGCGACCGGCGTCCCCAGCGATCCGAGCGGCCCGGTGACGTCCGAGCCGGCTCGCCCGTCTCGGCTCGACCCGGCCATCGCCGCCCGGCTGCGCCGCAGCGCCGACGGCCTGGTCGCCGCCGTGGTCCGTGCGCACGACTCCGGCGAGGTGCTGATGGTCGCCTGGATGGACGACGAGGCGCTGCACCGCACCCTCACCACCGGCCGCGCGACCTACTGGTCGCGGAGCCGCCGCGAGTACTGGGTCAAGGGGGCCACCTCCGGGCACCACCAGTACGTCCGTTCGGTCGCCCTGGACTGCGACGGGGACGCGCTGCTGGTGAGCGTGGAGCAGGTCGGCGCCGCCTGCCACACCGGGCACCGGACCTGCTTCTTCACCGAACTGCCCGTCACCACCCAGGCCCAGCCGTGA
- a CDS encoding anthranilate synthase component I, which yields MTDGAVTPDLATFTETAARWRVVPVTRRLLADAETPVGVYRKLAGGPGTFLLESAEQGVGSAGMAWSRYSFIGVRSSATLVERDGVATWLGQPPPGLPTEGDPVRVLRETVAALAGPVGDPSDGLPPLTGGMVGYLGYDLIRRFERLPELTENDLGVPELGMMLATDLVVLDHYDGSAILVANAVLPPSDAPDRAPQVAAAYHHAVGRLDAMTTALSRPIPPMISTVERPPVGEVLCRTPADGYPKAVEAAKEAIRAGECFQIVLSQRFERPIHADPLDVYRVLRTSNPSPYMYLLRFDGFDIVGSSPEAHLKVTAAEDGRRRALLHPIAGTRPRGDTPATDAALAAELLADPKERAEHVMLVDLGRNDLGRVCQPGTVEVPEFATIERYSHVMHIVSTVTGTLRDDQTAFDALAATFPAGTLSGAPKVRAMEIIEELEPVRRGLYGGTVGYFGFGGDLDMAIAIRTALIRDGRAYVQAGAGVVADSDPAAEDQETRNKAAAVLAAIAAAETLRPAR from the coding sequence GTGACCGACGGCGCGGTCACCCCGGACCTGGCCACGTTCACCGAGACGGCGGCCCGCTGGCGGGTCGTGCCGGTCACCCGACGGCTGCTGGCCGACGCGGAGACCCCGGTGGGCGTCTACCGGAAGCTGGCCGGAGGGCCGGGCACGTTCCTGCTGGAGTCCGCCGAGCAGGGCGTCGGATCGGCCGGCATGGCCTGGTCGCGCTATTCCTTCATCGGGGTACGCAGCAGCGCGACCCTCGTCGAGCGGGACGGCGTGGCGACCTGGCTCGGCCAGCCGCCGCCGGGGCTGCCCACCGAGGGCGACCCGGTGCGGGTGCTGCGGGAGACCGTCGCGGCGTTGGCCGGCCCGGTCGGGGATCCCTCCGACGGGCTGCCGCCGTTGACCGGGGGCATGGTCGGCTACCTGGGCTACGACCTGATCCGCCGCTTCGAGCGGTTGCCCGAGCTGACCGAGAACGACCTGGGTGTGCCGGAGCTGGGCATGATGCTCGCCACTGACCTGGTGGTGCTCGACCACTACGACGGTTCGGCGATCCTGGTCGCCAACGCGGTGCTGCCACCGTCGGACGCACCGGACCGCGCCCCGCAGGTCGCCGCCGCGTACCACCACGCGGTGGGCCGACTGGACGCGATGACCACCGCGTTGTCCCGGCCCATCCCGCCGATGATCTCGACGGTCGAGCGTCCACCGGTGGGGGAGGTGCTCTGCCGTACGCCGGCTGACGGGTACCCGAAGGCGGTGGAGGCGGCCAAGGAGGCCATCCGGGCCGGGGAGTGCTTCCAGATCGTGCTCTCCCAGCGGTTCGAGCGGCCGATCCACGCCGACCCGTTGGACGTGTACCGGGTGCTGCGCACCAGCAACCCGAGCCCGTACATGTACCTGCTGCGCTTCGACGGGTTCGACATCGTCGGTTCGTCACCGGAGGCGCACCTGAAGGTCACCGCCGCCGAGGACGGGCGACGGCGGGCGCTGCTGCACCCGATCGCCGGCACCCGACCGCGCGGCGACACTCCCGCCACCGACGCCGCGCTCGCCGCCGAGCTGCTCGCCGACCCGAAGGAACGGGCCGAGCACGTGATGCTCGTCGACCTGGGTCGCAACGACCTGGGCCGGGTCTGTCAGCCGGGCACCGTGGAGGTGCCCGAGTTCGCCACCATCGAGCGGTACAGCCACGTCATGCACATCGTCTCCACCGTCACCGGCACGCTGCGTGACGATCAGACGGCGTTCGACGCGCTCGCCGCGACCTTCCCGGCGGGCACCCTCTCCGGCGCGCCGAAGGTGCGGGCCATGGAGATCATCGAGGAGCTGGAGCCGGTCCGTCGTGGTCTCTACGGGGGCACTGTCGGCTACTTCGGCTTCGGCGGTGACCTGGACATGGCGATCGCCATCCGGACGGCGCTCATCCGCGACGGCCGCGCCTACGTGCAGGCCGGTGCGGGGGTGGTCGCCGACTCGGACCCGGCCGCCGAGGACCAGGAGACGCGGAACAAGGCCGCCGCGGTGCTGGCGGCGATCGCGGCCGCCGAAACACTGAGGCCGGCTCGGTGA
- a CDS encoding Trp biosynthesis-associated membrane protein — protein sequence MSERSAVGRRELTYAVLLCLVGAGLALWAATRSWSVEVTVRPAPLPPVRDTRSGAGLLPWLPALAVVALAGGGAVLATRGRVRRVLGGLLGVLGLSVAAGGGYGLVADVGGSVSRQWPALCLLGGLVAAAGGCWTALRGGGWPAMGARYERPARSGPESGSAPAGPEGSSAPLAGRRTTEAWDALDRGEDPTAD from the coding sequence GTGAGCGAGCGGTCGGCTGTGGGGCGGCGCGAGTTGACGTACGCCGTCCTGCTGTGTCTGGTCGGCGCGGGCCTGGCGCTGTGGGCTGCGACGCGGAGTTGGTCGGTCGAGGTGACGGTGCGCCCGGCGCCGCTGCCGCCGGTGCGGGACACCCGCAGCGGCGCGGGCCTGTTGCCGTGGCTGCCGGCGCTGGCCGTGGTGGCGTTGGCGGGTGGTGGTGCGGTGCTGGCCACCCGGGGCCGGGTGCGGCGGGTGCTCGGCGGGCTGCTCGGCGTGTTGGGTCTGTCAGTGGCGGCCGGTGGCGGCTACGGGCTGGTCGCCGACGTGGGTGGCTCGGTGAGCCGGCAGTGGCCGGCGCTGTGCCTGCTCGGCGGGTTGGTGGCTGCCGCTGGTGGCTGCTGGACGGCGCTGCGGGGCGGCGGTTGGCCGGCGATGGGCGCTCGCTACGAACGGCCGGCGCGCTCCGGCCCGGAGAGCGGGTCGGCGCCAGCTGGTCCGGAGGGTTCGTCGGCGCCGTTGGCCGGGCGGCGGACGACGGAGGCGTGGGACGCTCTGGACCGGGGCGAGGACCCGACGGCCGACTGA
- the trpC gene encoding indole-3-glycerol phosphate synthase TrpC has protein sequence MLDEILAGVREDVARRQEQVPLERIRELAAAAPPPLDAYAALRKPGVAVIAEVKRSSPSKGRLAEIADPADLAADYAAGGARAISVLTEGRWFGGSLDDLAAVRAAVTVPVLRKDFVVSSYQVHEARAHGADLVLLIVAALEQNVLMGLLERIESLGMTALVEVHDEEEADRALEAGAQVIGVNARDLRTLEVDRSVFERIAPGLPSSVVKIAESGVRGPHDLIRYASAGADAVLVGEGLVTQKSPREAVAELVNAGNHPATPRPVR, from the coding sequence GTGCTCGACGAGATTCTGGCTGGCGTACGTGAGGACGTCGCCCGACGCCAGGAGCAGGTTCCGCTGGAGCGGATCCGTGAACTGGCAGCGGCGGCGCCGCCGCCGCTGGACGCGTACGCGGCACTGCGCAAGCCCGGCGTCGCCGTGATCGCCGAGGTGAAGCGTTCGTCGCCGTCCAAGGGCCGGCTGGCCGAGATCGCCGATCCGGCCGATCTCGCCGCCGACTACGCGGCCGGTGGGGCTCGGGCGATCAGTGTGCTGACCGAGGGGCGCTGGTTCGGCGGTTCGCTGGACGACCTGGCGGCCGTCCGCGCCGCGGTGACCGTGCCGGTGCTGCGCAAGGACTTCGTGGTCTCCAGCTACCAGGTGCACGAGGCGCGTGCGCACGGCGCGGACCTGGTCCTGCTGATCGTCGCCGCGCTCGAGCAGAACGTGCTGATGGGTCTGCTGGAGCGGATCGAGTCGCTGGGCATGACCGCGCTGGTCGAGGTGCACGACGAGGAGGAGGCCGACCGGGCTCTGGAGGCCGGCGCGCAGGTGATCGGGGTCAACGCCCGTGACCTGCGTACCCTTGAGGTCGACCGGTCGGTGTTCGAGCGGATCGCGCCCGGCCTGCCCAGCAGCGTCGTCAAGATCGCGGAGTCCGGCGTTCGTGGCCCGCACGACCTGATCCGGTACGCGTCCGCGGGCGCCGACGCGGTGCTCGTCGGCGAGGGCCTGGTCACCCAGAAGAGCCCCCGCGAGGCGGTCGCCGAGTTGGTCAACGCGGGCAACCACCCCGCAACGCCCCGGCCGGTGCGCTGA